CGTAGATTCATAAATGTTATAATTGAACTTAGCTTTGGCGGAGACGCCAAAACTAATGTAAGCTTAGCGAGGACGCTAAGCTTAACAAAACTGATTAGCTTAGCGTCCTCGCTAAGCTATTATTAGTTAAAGCTTCAAGCTTTTATAGTTTCTTTTGGATGACAAAATAAATTGAGCTAATGCTTCAAAAAGTCAAGACATATATTATTTCCCTCTTCCACCTTGATTATTTTTATTTACGATACATTAATTACAGATACGAGCTGAGTCTGTCATATAAAATAAATAAAGACGGGTTGCACATTCTGAGGGAAGTATTTACAAAAAAAGTCTATCATACTGATTTCCCATTTAACAGGAAAGTGATAATTCTAGATATAGGTGCCCATTATGGTTTTTTTTCAATATTTGCTGCACTACATACTCTACCAGATAGTAAGATTTATGCATTTGAACCATCAAAAGACAATTATTTCAGGTTTTTAAAAAACATAGAGAATGATCACAGATTAAACTCAATTCATCCTTTTCACCAGGCTATCAGCGGACATTCAGGAGAAAGAGAATTGAGTTTGGGAAGACCGCAGAATCATAGTCTTTACAAAAATTATATTGCAGATCTTGATCAATCTGAATTAGTCCAAACTGTCACATTGGATCAATTTGTGTTGGATAACCAGATTGAGAAAATTGATTTTTTAAAGATTGATTGCGAAGGAAGCGAACATGAGATTCTGCAAAATACATCTCAGAATACGCTTCAAAAAATCAGTGTCTTATCTATGGAATTGCATGATATGAGCCATTGCGGATTTGATTATAATAAAACTTTGCAAATTCTTGAAAAAAGCGGATTCACGATCGTACATTCCAACTTAAACATTGTTAAACATCAGTCCCACTTTAATGCAA
The genomic region above belongs to Saprospiraceae bacterium and contains:
- a CDS encoding FkbM family methyltransferase gives rise to the protein MLQKVKTYIISLFHLDYFYLRYINYRYELSLSYKINKDGLHILREVFTKKVYHTDFPFNRKVIILDIGAHYGFFSIFAALHTLPDSKIYAFEPSKDNYFRFLKNIENDHRLNSIHPFHQAISGHSGERELSLGRPQNHSLYKNYIADLDQSELVQTVTLDQFVLDNQIEKIDFLKIDCEGSEHEILQNTSQNTLQKISVLSMELHDMSHCGFDYNKTLQILEKSGFTIVHSNLNIVKHQSHFNAKVVLVRK